The window TATGCGCATCGGCGCATATGCGTCAATGTGCATATGAGGCGACCCAAAAACGAGGGCAAACACCGCCCCGAAAACCCCAATGGAATCAACCTTCGCGCTACTGTGCATGGGGTTGTTTTCGCGTTTTTTGCCCAAGCCTTTAGGGAGGCAGCTGAATGACCGGCCTCGAGTCCTGGTACGGCTACATGAAGTCGCATGACCGGGCAGCGCTCTGGGACCTGCTCCATCCCGACGCCGTCTTCGAAAGCCCCGTCGTGCATTCGCCGCAGCGCGGACGCGACATCACCTTCAAATATCTGGCCAGCGCCGAGAAGGTGCTTGGCGGTCCCGGCTTCATTTATGTCGGCGAATGGAAGAGTGAGAGCGGCGCCGTGCTCGAATTCAAGACCATGATCGACGGCATCGAGATCAACGGCGTCGACATCATCAGCTTCGACAACGAGGGACGCATTACGCATTTCAAGGTGATGGTGCGGCCGCTCAAGGCGATCAACATGCTGCACCGTCTGATG of the Bradyrhizobium sp. WSM1417 genome contains:
- a CDS encoding nuclear transport factor 2 family protein, which translates into the protein MTGLESWYGYMKSHDRAALWDLLHPDAVFESPVVHSPQRGRDITFKYLASAEKVLGGPGFIYVGEWKSESGAVLEFKTMIDGIEINGVDIISFDNEGRITHFKVMVRPLKAINMLHRLMAEQLAAAQP